One window of the Pieris brassicae chromosome 2, ilPieBrab1.1, whole genome shotgun sequence genome contains the following:
- the LOC123720488 gene encoding uncharacterized protein LOC123720488 isoform X1 has translation MLLMIICFACINGQRNNFFDQKDLDYPVGRYPGAPWDKQPFSERMRPNMEPQNNYRPRMPPPDFSNRLHEPRGVGIRLPIHQNLESNRFTEMERMRNKAADARGLGPYGKQLLEDTRAAIGGQYINLKQAGLNSYKPKKTGPSPGMGMYWEEEQISTRKPILGRPVPPDEKLLQLAMSRLRNINNVNKETSVAQLSSSVTDLPLEIQEPKSLQMPIKPTRPTKNTSGYPLMDDFGSPIRWVSIFSKDTTDGLARVTDLNTGRNRQYVINGTIFVPVIDYSLERLGLTTTTFRPRAAKKALRTDETALKIVADNIDVNNMDTRDWLAIEVAVRRLKTKEQNCNSEACPARHLSFQCTRLGCESKCRGDSCSSGCVGVSCSTFCKGPSCFAMCIGEDCNAGCEGMACEARCIGNDCQAGCRSFSCKYLVNGDFKEGGETWSEHYPQYDNAPIKQENHY, from the exons ATGTTACtgatgatcatttgttttgcgTGTATCAATGGACAGAGGAATAACTTTTTTGATCAAAAAGATTTA GATTATCCCGTTGGCAGGTATCCAGGTGCCCCTTGGGATAAACAACCCTTCAGCGAAAGGATGAGG cctAATATGGAACCTCAG AATAATTACAGACCTCGCATGCCACCCCCA GATTTTAGCAATCGCTTACATGAACCTCGG GGTGTGGGCATCCGTTTACCAATCCATCAAAATTTAGAG tcCAACAGATTCACTGAAATGGAAAGAATgagaaat aaagcAGCGGATGCCCGTGGTTTAGGG CCATATGGTAAACAACTTCTAGAAGATACT AGAGCAGCGATTGGTGGCCAA TATATCAATTTGAAGCAGGCTGGACTTAATTCG TATAAACCAAAAAAGACCGGACCTAGTCCTGGG ATGGGTATGTATTGGGAAGAGGAACAGATCAGT ACACGAAAACCAATACTAGGAAGACCAGTC CCGCCtgatgaaaaattattacaattagcTATGAGCAGATTAAGG AACATAAACAACGTGAATAAAGAAACGTCAGTTGCGCAATTATCGTCATCAGTTACAGACCTACCATTAGAG aTACAAGAACCGAAGTCACTACAAATG ccTATTAAACCAACCAGACCTACAAAGAATACTAGCGGATACCCATTGATG GACGATTTTGGATCACCGATACGTTGGGTATCTATATTTTCG AAAGATACCACCGATGGATTAGCCAGAGTAACG gatTTGAATACAGGAAGAAATCGccaatatgtaataaat GGCACAATATTCGTCCCCGTTATTGATTACAGTCTTGAGCGGTTGGGACTAACG ACAACAACATTCCGTCCTAGAGCGGCAAAGAAAGCACTTCGCACTGATGAGACAGCGTTGAAAATTGTCGCTGACAACATTGATGTGAATAATATGGATACAAGAGACTGGTTAGCAATTGAAGTCGCAGTTAGAAGACTGAAAACAAAAGAGcaaaac tgcaATTCCGAAGCCTGTCCAGCGAGG CATTTATCATTTCAGTGCACCAGACTCGGTTGTGAATCGAAG TGTCGCGGAGACAGTTGCTCTTCAGGa TGCGTTGGAGTATCTTGCAGCACATTT TGTAAAGGACCAAGCTGTTTTGCTATG tgCATCGGTGAGGATTGTAACGCAGGA TGTGAAGGCATGGCGTGTGAAGCTAGA tgcataggaAACGACTGTCAAGCAGgg tgtCGCAGTTTCTCTTGCAAATATCTAGTGAATGGAGATTTCAAAGAAGGTGGCGAAACCTGGTCAGAACATTATCCTCAATACGATAACGCGCCAATAAAACAAGAAAAccactattaa
- the LOC123720488 gene encoding uncharacterized protein LOC123720488 isoform X5, with product MLLMIICFACINGQRNNFFDQKDLDYPVGRYPGAPWDKQPFSERMRPNMEPQNNYRPRMPPPDFSNRLHEPRGVGIRLPIHQNLESNRFTEMERMRNKAADARGLGPYGKQLLEDTRAAIGGQYINLKQAGLNSYKPKKTGPSPGTRKPILGRPVPPDEKLLQLAMSRLRNINNVNKETSVAQLSSSVTDLPLEIQEPKSLQMPIKPTRPTKNTSGYPLMDDFGSPIRWVSIFSKDTTDGLARVTDLNTGRNRQYVINGTIFVPVIDYSLERLGLTTTTFRPRAAKKALRTDETALKIVADNIDVNNMDTRDWLAIEVAVRRLKTKEQNCNSEACPARHLSFQCTRLGCESKCRGDSCSSGCVGVSCSTFCKGPSCFAMCIGEDCNAGCEGMACEARCIGNDCQAGCRSFSCKYLVNGDFKEGGETWSEHYPQYDNAPIKQENHY from the exons ATGTTACtgatgatcatttgttttgcgTGTATCAATGGACAGAGGAATAACTTTTTTGATCAAAAAGATTTA GATTATCCCGTTGGCAGGTATCCAGGTGCCCCTTGGGATAAACAACCCTTCAGCGAAAGGATGAGG cctAATATGGAACCTCAG AATAATTACAGACCTCGCATGCCACCCCCA GATTTTAGCAATCGCTTACATGAACCTCGG GGTGTGGGCATCCGTTTACCAATCCATCAAAATTTAGAG tcCAACAGATTCACTGAAATGGAAAGAATgagaaat aaagcAGCGGATGCCCGTGGTTTAGGG CCATATGGTAAACAACTTCTAGAAGATACT AGAGCAGCGATTGGTGGCCAA TATATCAATTTGAAGCAGGCTGGACTTAATTCG TATAAACCAAAAAAGACCGGACCTAGTCCTGGG ACACGAAAACCAATACTAGGAAGACCAGTC CCGCCtgatgaaaaattattacaattagcTATGAGCAGATTAAGG AACATAAACAACGTGAATAAAGAAACGTCAGTTGCGCAATTATCGTCATCAGTTACAGACCTACCATTAGAG aTACAAGAACCGAAGTCACTACAAATG ccTATTAAACCAACCAGACCTACAAAGAATACTAGCGGATACCCATTGATG GACGATTTTGGATCACCGATACGTTGGGTATCTATATTTTCG AAAGATACCACCGATGGATTAGCCAGAGTAACG gatTTGAATACAGGAAGAAATCGccaatatgtaataaat GGCACAATATTCGTCCCCGTTATTGATTACAGTCTTGAGCGGTTGGGACTAACG ACAACAACATTCCGTCCTAGAGCGGCAAAGAAAGCACTTCGCACTGATGAGACAGCGTTGAAAATTGTCGCTGACAACATTGATGTGAATAATATGGATACAAGAGACTGGTTAGCAATTGAAGTCGCAGTTAGAAGACTGAAAACAAAAGAGcaaaac tgcaATTCCGAAGCCTGTCCAGCGAGG CATTTATCATTTCAGTGCACCAGACTCGGTTGTGAATCGAAG TGTCGCGGAGACAGTTGCTCTTCAGGa TGCGTTGGAGTATCTTGCAGCACATTT TGTAAAGGACCAAGCTGTTTTGCTATG tgCATCGGTGAGGATTGTAACGCAGGA TGTGAAGGCATGGCGTGTGAAGCTAGA tgcataggaAACGACTGTCAAGCAGgg tgtCGCAGTTTCTCTTGCAAATATCTAGTGAATGGAGATTTCAAAGAAGGTGGCGAAACCTGGTCAGAACATTATCCTCAATACGATAACGCGCCAATAAAACAAGAAAAccactattaa
- the LOC123720488 gene encoding uncharacterized protein LOC123720488 isoform X2 — translation MLLMIICFACINGQRNNFFDQKDLDYPVGRYPGAPWDKQPFSERMRPNMEPQNNYRPRMPPPDFSNRLHEPRGVGIRLPIHQNLESNRFTEMERMRNKAADARGLGPYGKQLLEDTRAAIGGQYINLKQAGLNSYKPKKTGPSPGMGMYWEEEQISTRKPILGRPVPPDEKLLQLAMSRLRNINNVNKETSVAQLSSSVTDLPLEIQEPKSLQMPIKPTRPTKNTSGYPLMDDFGSPIRWVSIFSKDTTDGLARVTDLNTGRNRQYVINGTIFVPVIDYSLERLGLTTTTFRPRAAKKALRTDETALKIVADNIDVNNMDTRDWLAIEVAVRRLKTKEQNCNSEACPARCTRLGCESKCRGDSCSSGCVGVSCSTFCKGPSCFAMCIGEDCNAGCEGMACEARCIGNDCQAGCRSFSCKYLVNGDFKEGGETWSEHYPQYDNAPIKQENHY, via the exons ATGTTACtgatgatcatttgttttgcgTGTATCAATGGACAGAGGAATAACTTTTTTGATCAAAAAGATTTA GATTATCCCGTTGGCAGGTATCCAGGTGCCCCTTGGGATAAACAACCCTTCAGCGAAAGGATGAGG cctAATATGGAACCTCAG AATAATTACAGACCTCGCATGCCACCCCCA GATTTTAGCAATCGCTTACATGAACCTCGG GGTGTGGGCATCCGTTTACCAATCCATCAAAATTTAGAG tcCAACAGATTCACTGAAATGGAAAGAATgagaaat aaagcAGCGGATGCCCGTGGTTTAGGG CCATATGGTAAACAACTTCTAGAAGATACT AGAGCAGCGATTGGTGGCCAA TATATCAATTTGAAGCAGGCTGGACTTAATTCG TATAAACCAAAAAAGACCGGACCTAGTCCTGGG ATGGGTATGTATTGGGAAGAGGAACAGATCAGT ACACGAAAACCAATACTAGGAAGACCAGTC CCGCCtgatgaaaaattattacaattagcTATGAGCAGATTAAGG AACATAAACAACGTGAATAAAGAAACGTCAGTTGCGCAATTATCGTCATCAGTTACAGACCTACCATTAGAG aTACAAGAACCGAAGTCACTACAAATG ccTATTAAACCAACCAGACCTACAAAGAATACTAGCGGATACCCATTGATG GACGATTTTGGATCACCGATACGTTGGGTATCTATATTTTCG AAAGATACCACCGATGGATTAGCCAGAGTAACG gatTTGAATACAGGAAGAAATCGccaatatgtaataaat GGCACAATATTCGTCCCCGTTATTGATTACAGTCTTGAGCGGTTGGGACTAACG ACAACAACATTCCGTCCTAGAGCGGCAAAGAAAGCACTTCGCACTGATGAGACAGCGTTGAAAATTGTCGCTGACAACATTGATGTGAATAATATGGATACAAGAGACTGGTTAGCAATTGAAGTCGCAGTTAGAAGACTGAAAACAAAAGAGcaaaac tgcaATTCCGAAGCCTGTCCAGCGAGG TGCACCAGACTCGGTTGTGAATCGAAG TGTCGCGGAGACAGTTGCTCTTCAGGa TGCGTTGGAGTATCTTGCAGCACATTT TGTAAAGGACCAAGCTGTTTTGCTATG tgCATCGGTGAGGATTGTAACGCAGGA TGTGAAGGCATGGCGTGTGAAGCTAGA tgcataggaAACGACTGTCAAGCAGgg tgtCGCAGTTTCTCTTGCAAATATCTAGTGAATGGAGATTTCAAAGAAGGTGGCGAAACCTGGTCAGAACATTATCCTCAATACGATAACGCGCCAATAAAACAAGAAAAccactattaa
- the LOC123720488 gene encoding uncharacterized protein LOC123720488 isoform X7, which produces MLLMIICFACINGQRNNFFDQKDLDYPVGRYPGAPWDKQPFSERMRPNMEPQNNYRPRMPPPDFSNRLHEPRGVGIRLPIHQNLESNRFTEMERMRNKAADARGLGPYGKQLLEDTRAAIGGQYINLKQAGLNSYKPKKTGPSPGMGMYWEEEQISTRKPILGRPVPPDEKLLQLAMSRLRNINNVNKETSVAQLSSSVTDLPLEIQEPKSLQMPIKPTRPTKNTSGYPLMDDFGSPIRWVSIFSKDTTDGLARVTDLNTGRNRQYVINGTIFVPVIDYSLERLGLTTTTFRPRAAKKALRTDETALKIVADNIDVNNMDTRDWLAIEVAVRRLKTKEQNCNSEACPARCTRLGCESKCRGDSCSSGCVGVSCSTFCEGMACEARCIGNDCQAGCRSFSCKYLVNGDFKEGGETWSEHYPQYDNAPIKQENHY; this is translated from the exons ATGTTACtgatgatcatttgttttgcgTGTATCAATGGACAGAGGAATAACTTTTTTGATCAAAAAGATTTA GATTATCCCGTTGGCAGGTATCCAGGTGCCCCTTGGGATAAACAACCCTTCAGCGAAAGGATGAGG cctAATATGGAACCTCAG AATAATTACAGACCTCGCATGCCACCCCCA GATTTTAGCAATCGCTTACATGAACCTCGG GGTGTGGGCATCCGTTTACCAATCCATCAAAATTTAGAG tcCAACAGATTCACTGAAATGGAAAGAATgagaaat aaagcAGCGGATGCCCGTGGTTTAGGG CCATATGGTAAACAACTTCTAGAAGATACT AGAGCAGCGATTGGTGGCCAA TATATCAATTTGAAGCAGGCTGGACTTAATTCG TATAAACCAAAAAAGACCGGACCTAGTCCTGGG ATGGGTATGTATTGGGAAGAGGAACAGATCAGT ACACGAAAACCAATACTAGGAAGACCAGTC CCGCCtgatgaaaaattattacaattagcTATGAGCAGATTAAGG AACATAAACAACGTGAATAAAGAAACGTCAGTTGCGCAATTATCGTCATCAGTTACAGACCTACCATTAGAG aTACAAGAACCGAAGTCACTACAAATG ccTATTAAACCAACCAGACCTACAAAGAATACTAGCGGATACCCATTGATG GACGATTTTGGATCACCGATACGTTGGGTATCTATATTTTCG AAAGATACCACCGATGGATTAGCCAGAGTAACG gatTTGAATACAGGAAGAAATCGccaatatgtaataaat GGCACAATATTCGTCCCCGTTATTGATTACAGTCTTGAGCGGTTGGGACTAACG ACAACAACATTCCGTCCTAGAGCGGCAAAGAAAGCACTTCGCACTGATGAGACAGCGTTGAAAATTGTCGCTGACAACATTGATGTGAATAATATGGATACAAGAGACTGGTTAGCAATTGAAGTCGCAGTTAGAAGACTGAAAACAAAAGAGcaaaac tgcaATTCCGAAGCCTGTCCAGCGAGG TGCACCAGACTCGGTTGTGAATCGAAG TGTCGCGGAGACAGTTGCTCTTCAGGa TGCGTTGGAGTATCTTGCAGCACATTT TGTGAAGGCATGGCGTGTGAAGCTAGA tgcataggaAACGACTGTCAAGCAGgg tgtCGCAGTTTCTCTTGCAAATATCTAGTGAATGGAGATTTCAAAGAAGGTGGCGAAACCTGGTCAGAACATTATCCTCAATACGATAACGCGCCAATAAAACAAGAAAAccactattaa
- the LOC123720488 gene encoding uncharacterized protein LOC123720488 isoform X4, whose protein sequence is MLLMIICFACINGQRNNFFDQKDLDYPVGRYPGAPWDKQPFSERMRPNMEPQDFSNRLHEPRGVGIRLPIHQNLESNRFTEMERMRNKAADARGLGPYGKQLLEDTRAAIGGQYINLKQAGLNSYKPKKTGPSPGMGMYWEEEQISTRKPILGRPVPPDEKLLQLAMSRLRNINNVNKETSVAQLSSSVTDLPLEIQEPKSLQMPIKPTRPTKNTSGYPLMDDFGSPIRWVSIFSKDTTDGLARVTDLNTGRNRQYVINGTIFVPVIDYSLERLGLTTTTFRPRAAKKALRTDETALKIVADNIDVNNMDTRDWLAIEVAVRRLKTKEQNCNSEACPARHLSFQCTRLGCESKCRGDSCSSGCVGVSCSTFCKGPSCFAMCIGEDCNAGCEGMACEARCIGNDCQAGCRSFSCKYLVNGDFKEGGETWSEHYPQYDNAPIKQENHY, encoded by the exons ATGTTACtgatgatcatttgttttgcgTGTATCAATGGACAGAGGAATAACTTTTTTGATCAAAAAGATTTA GATTATCCCGTTGGCAGGTATCCAGGTGCCCCTTGGGATAAACAACCCTTCAGCGAAAGGATGAGG cctAATATGGAACCTCAG GATTTTAGCAATCGCTTACATGAACCTCGG GGTGTGGGCATCCGTTTACCAATCCATCAAAATTTAGAG tcCAACAGATTCACTGAAATGGAAAGAATgagaaat aaagcAGCGGATGCCCGTGGTTTAGGG CCATATGGTAAACAACTTCTAGAAGATACT AGAGCAGCGATTGGTGGCCAA TATATCAATTTGAAGCAGGCTGGACTTAATTCG TATAAACCAAAAAAGACCGGACCTAGTCCTGGG ATGGGTATGTATTGGGAAGAGGAACAGATCAGT ACACGAAAACCAATACTAGGAAGACCAGTC CCGCCtgatgaaaaattattacaattagcTATGAGCAGATTAAGG AACATAAACAACGTGAATAAAGAAACGTCAGTTGCGCAATTATCGTCATCAGTTACAGACCTACCATTAGAG aTACAAGAACCGAAGTCACTACAAATG ccTATTAAACCAACCAGACCTACAAAGAATACTAGCGGATACCCATTGATG GACGATTTTGGATCACCGATACGTTGGGTATCTATATTTTCG AAAGATACCACCGATGGATTAGCCAGAGTAACG gatTTGAATACAGGAAGAAATCGccaatatgtaataaat GGCACAATATTCGTCCCCGTTATTGATTACAGTCTTGAGCGGTTGGGACTAACG ACAACAACATTCCGTCCTAGAGCGGCAAAGAAAGCACTTCGCACTGATGAGACAGCGTTGAAAATTGTCGCTGACAACATTGATGTGAATAATATGGATACAAGAGACTGGTTAGCAATTGAAGTCGCAGTTAGAAGACTGAAAACAAAAGAGcaaaac tgcaATTCCGAAGCCTGTCCAGCGAGG CATTTATCATTTCAGTGCACCAGACTCGGTTGTGAATCGAAG TGTCGCGGAGACAGTTGCTCTTCAGGa TGCGTTGGAGTATCTTGCAGCACATTT TGTAAAGGACCAAGCTGTTTTGCTATG tgCATCGGTGAGGATTGTAACGCAGGA TGTGAAGGCATGGCGTGTGAAGCTAGA tgcataggaAACGACTGTCAAGCAGgg tgtCGCAGTTTCTCTTGCAAATATCTAGTGAATGGAGATTTCAAAGAAGGTGGCGAAACCTGGTCAGAACATTATCCTCAATACGATAACGCGCCAATAAAACAAGAAAAccactattaa
- the LOC123720488 gene encoding uncharacterized protein LOC123720488 isoform X6 has protein sequence MLLMIICFACINGQRNNFFDQKDLDYPVGRYPGAPWDKQPFSERMRPNMEPQNNYRPRMPPPDFSNRLHEPRGVGIRLPIHQNLESNRFTEMERMRNKAADARGLGPYGKQLLEDTRAAIGGQYINLKQAGLNSYKPKKTGPSPGMGMYWEEEQISTRKPILGRPVPPDEKLLQLAMSRLRNINNVNKETSVAQLSSSVTDLPLEIQEPKSLQMPIKPTRPTKNTSGYPLMDDFGSPIRWVSIFSKDTTDGLARVTDLNTGRNRQYVINGTIFVPVIDYSLERLGLTTTTFRPRAAKKALRTDETALKIVADNIDVNNMDTRDWLAIEVAVRRLKTKEQNCNSEACPARHLSFQCTRLGCESKCRGDSCSSGCVGVSCSTFCEGMACEARCIGNDCQAGCRSFSCKYLVNGDFKEGGETWSEHYPQYDNAPIKQENHY, from the exons ATGTTACtgatgatcatttgttttgcgTGTATCAATGGACAGAGGAATAACTTTTTTGATCAAAAAGATTTA GATTATCCCGTTGGCAGGTATCCAGGTGCCCCTTGGGATAAACAACCCTTCAGCGAAAGGATGAGG cctAATATGGAACCTCAG AATAATTACAGACCTCGCATGCCACCCCCA GATTTTAGCAATCGCTTACATGAACCTCGG GGTGTGGGCATCCGTTTACCAATCCATCAAAATTTAGAG tcCAACAGATTCACTGAAATGGAAAGAATgagaaat aaagcAGCGGATGCCCGTGGTTTAGGG CCATATGGTAAACAACTTCTAGAAGATACT AGAGCAGCGATTGGTGGCCAA TATATCAATTTGAAGCAGGCTGGACTTAATTCG TATAAACCAAAAAAGACCGGACCTAGTCCTGGG ATGGGTATGTATTGGGAAGAGGAACAGATCAGT ACACGAAAACCAATACTAGGAAGACCAGTC CCGCCtgatgaaaaattattacaattagcTATGAGCAGATTAAGG AACATAAACAACGTGAATAAAGAAACGTCAGTTGCGCAATTATCGTCATCAGTTACAGACCTACCATTAGAG aTACAAGAACCGAAGTCACTACAAATG ccTATTAAACCAACCAGACCTACAAAGAATACTAGCGGATACCCATTGATG GACGATTTTGGATCACCGATACGTTGGGTATCTATATTTTCG AAAGATACCACCGATGGATTAGCCAGAGTAACG gatTTGAATACAGGAAGAAATCGccaatatgtaataaat GGCACAATATTCGTCCCCGTTATTGATTACAGTCTTGAGCGGTTGGGACTAACG ACAACAACATTCCGTCCTAGAGCGGCAAAGAAAGCACTTCGCACTGATGAGACAGCGTTGAAAATTGTCGCTGACAACATTGATGTGAATAATATGGATACAAGAGACTGGTTAGCAATTGAAGTCGCAGTTAGAAGACTGAAAACAAAAGAGcaaaac tgcaATTCCGAAGCCTGTCCAGCGAGG CATTTATCATTTCAGTGCACCAGACTCGGTTGTGAATCGAAG TGTCGCGGAGACAGTTGCTCTTCAGGa TGCGTTGGAGTATCTTGCAGCACATTT TGTGAAGGCATGGCGTGTGAAGCTAGA tgcataggaAACGACTGTCAAGCAGgg tgtCGCAGTTTCTCTTGCAAATATCTAGTGAATGGAGATTTCAAAGAAGGTGGCGAAACCTGGTCAGAACATTATCCTCAATACGATAACGCGCCAATAAAACAAGAAAAccactattaa
- the LOC123720488 gene encoding uncharacterized protein LOC123720488 isoform X3, giving the protein MLLMIICFACINGQRNNFFDQKDLDYPVGRYPGAPWDKQPFSERMRPNMEPQNNYRPRMPPPDFSNRLHEPRGVGIRLPIHQNLESNRFTEMERMRNKAADARGLGPYGKQLLEDTRAAIGGQQAGLNSYKPKKTGPSPGMGMYWEEEQISTRKPILGRPVPPDEKLLQLAMSRLRNINNVNKETSVAQLSSSVTDLPLEIQEPKSLQMPIKPTRPTKNTSGYPLMDDFGSPIRWVSIFSKDTTDGLARVTDLNTGRNRQYVINGTIFVPVIDYSLERLGLTTTTFRPRAAKKALRTDETALKIVADNIDVNNMDTRDWLAIEVAVRRLKTKEQNCNSEACPARHLSFQCTRLGCESKCRGDSCSSGCVGVSCSTFCKGPSCFAMCIGEDCNAGCEGMACEARCIGNDCQAGCRSFSCKYLVNGDFKEGGETWSEHYPQYDNAPIKQENHY; this is encoded by the exons ATGTTACtgatgatcatttgttttgcgTGTATCAATGGACAGAGGAATAACTTTTTTGATCAAAAAGATTTA GATTATCCCGTTGGCAGGTATCCAGGTGCCCCTTGGGATAAACAACCCTTCAGCGAAAGGATGAGG cctAATATGGAACCTCAG AATAATTACAGACCTCGCATGCCACCCCCA GATTTTAGCAATCGCTTACATGAACCTCGG GGTGTGGGCATCCGTTTACCAATCCATCAAAATTTAGAG tcCAACAGATTCACTGAAATGGAAAGAATgagaaat aaagcAGCGGATGCCCGTGGTTTAGGG CCATATGGTAAACAACTTCTAGAAGATACT AGAGCAGCGATTGGTGGCCAA CAGGCTGGACTTAATTCG TATAAACCAAAAAAGACCGGACCTAGTCCTGGG ATGGGTATGTATTGGGAAGAGGAACAGATCAGT ACACGAAAACCAATACTAGGAAGACCAGTC CCGCCtgatgaaaaattattacaattagcTATGAGCAGATTAAGG AACATAAACAACGTGAATAAAGAAACGTCAGTTGCGCAATTATCGTCATCAGTTACAGACCTACCATTAGAG aTACAAGAACCGAAGTCACTACAAATG ccTATTAAACCAACCAGACCTACAAAGAATACTAGCGGATACCCATTGATG GACGATTTTGGATCACCGATACGTTGGGTATCTATATTTTCG AAAGATACCACCGATGGATTAGCCAGAGTAACG gatTTGAATACAGGAAGAAATCGccaatatgtaataaat GGCACAATATTCGTCCCCGTTATTGATTACAGTCTTGAGCGGTTGGGACTAACG ACAACAACATTCCGTCCTAGAGCGGCAAAGAAAGCACTTCGCACTGATGAGACAGCGTTGAAAATTGTCGCTGACAACATTGATGTGAATAATATGGATACAAGAGACTGGTTAGCAATTGAAGTCGCAGTTAGAAGACTGAAAACAAAAGAGcaaaac tgcaATTCCGAAGCCTGTCCAGCGAGG CATTTATCATTTCAGTGCACCAGACTCGGTTGTGAATCGAAG TGTCGCGGAGACAGTTGCTCTTCAGGa TGCGTTGGAGTATCTTGCAGCACATTT TGTAAAGGACCAAGCTGTTTTGCTATG tgCATCGGTGAGGATTGTAACGCAGGA TGTGAAGGCATGGCGTGTGAAGCTAGA tgcataggaAACGACTGTCAAGCAGgg tgtCGCAGTTTCTCTTGCAAATATCTAGTGAATGGAGATTTCAAAGAAGGTGGCGAAACCTGGTCAGAACATTATCCTCAATACGATAACGCGCCAATAAAACAAGAAAAccactattaa